From Oscillospiraceae bacterium, the proteins below share one genomic window:
- a CDS encoding DUF4838 domain-containing protein: MDIQIILNYESSESLAFTWAAGDAEIDFRKDFFEAARCTASFAALEVKKHLGRTLIDAEISIGSARGTADYFIELKTDDDKSDSAEFSLEPQNDGIVIRGASRKGLLYGVYEFLRLNGWRWHLPGQAGEIAPPYTDKPQLPDKKKEYAPSMPLGRSFDLVYLSMDSVEMYLWMARNRMDLTTYHPLTGQLCRKLGMSFKNGGHIFEEILNPDRIMPSGKTLWQEHEDWFGLPAHGVRTKELAQKIQFCVSNEELTDFLGEEIIKLSMGMWKEADRLEIWGFDTWGSSCHCDGCKKLGNGSDRMLHFLSKLRNIVDAAIQNGRVDHAVKLVMCAYEGTSTIEAPLNPIPGNLTASGDYCVSYPILRCYEHNFSDPSCCRNIGYDNALKNWLSLSPGIPLIVGEYYNVSKFEDLPLLFTDRIANDIPYFHALGVSGMTYMHVPMVNWGMRTLTQLLYAQMSWDVNTDVNTFLNEYFTLRYGPYAQKAREVYRLTEEAWALSASWRAWGDGSVLTQLQKWDGKTPEKPLRVDVHFENPEGAIRSGQHSVRLLRRAMDILNSSIREAQADSRIYSNTTAVNPIEQRQLEVRGSYEKNLSEDRRLLRYGLDTMEIMTRLVQYHNALYRKDGEKASKLWRSIAKLADKMDLYYIPIGYDWPGPGLESIDALTRTQTRTLISRIRNNWA, from the coding sequence ATGGATATACAAATTATTTTAAACTATGAATCGAGCGAATCGCTGGCTTTCACTTGGGCGGCCGGTGATGCCGAGATTGATTTCAGAAAAGATTTTTTTGAGGCGGCGAGATGCACGGCATCCTTTGCGGCGCTGGAAGTGAAAAAGCATCTGGGAAGAACCTTGATCGACGCGGAGATTTCGATCGGGTCGGCAAGGGGAACGGCCGATTATTTTATTGAGCTGAAAACAGACGACGATAAGAGCGACAGCGCCGAATTTTCCTTGGAACCGCAAAACGACGGTATCGTGATTCGCGGTGCAAGCCGGAAAGGGCTGCTTTACGGGGTTTATGAGTTTTTGCGTTTGAACGGCTGGAGATGGCACTTGCCGGGGCAGGCCGGAGAAATCGCACCCCCTTATACGGACAAGCCTCAACTGCCGGATAAAAAGAAGGAATATGCTCCTTCCATGCCGTTAGGCCGAAGTTTTGACCTTGTCTATTTATCCATGGACTCCGTTGAAATGTATTTATGGATGGCCAGGAACAGGATGGATTTGACCACCTATCATCCTTTGACGGGTCAGCTTTGCCGCAAACTAGGCATGTCTTTTAAAAACGGCGGACACATTTTCGAGGAGATTTTAAATCCCGACAGAATCATGCCTTCCGGTAAAACTCTTTGGCAAGAGCACGAGGATTGGTTCGGGCTCCCTGCCCACGGTGTCCGAACAAAGGAGCTCGCGCAAAAGATTCAATTTTGCGTTTCGAATGAGGAATTGACCGATTTTCTCGGAGAAGAGATTATAAAGCTCTCGATGGGCATGTGGAAAGAAGCGGACCGGTTGGAAATTTGGGGCTTTGACACCTGGGGCAGCAGCTGTCATTGCGACGGGTGCAAAAAGCTGGGCAACGGCTCGGACAGAATGCTGCATTTCCTTTCAAAACTGCGTAATATCGTGGATGCGGCGATTCAAAACGGACGGGTTGATCATGCGGTAAAACTGGTGATGTGCGCTTATGAGGGCACTTCCACGATTGAGGCGCCTCTGAATCCGATCCCCGGGAACTTGACGGCTTCCGGAGATTACTGTGTCTCTTATCCCATCCTCCGCTGTTACGAGCACAATTTTTCCGATCCTTCCTGCTGCAGAAACATCGGCTATGACAATGCGCTGAAAAACTGGCTTTCCTTGTCACCCGGAATCCCTCTCATTGTGGGGGAATATTACAACGTGTCAAAATTTGAAGATCTCCCGCTGCTTTTTACAGACAGAATCGCAAACGACATCCCGTATTTTCACGCGCTCGGTGTCAGCGGCATGACTTATATGCACGTCCCGATGGTGAATTGGGGAATGAGGACGCTGACGCAGCTCTTATACGCCCAGATGAGTTGGGATGTGAACACGGATGTAAATACATTTTTAAACGAATACTTTACCCTGAGATACGGGCCGTATGCGCAAAAAGCCCGTGAGGTATATCGTCTGACCGAAGAGGCCTGGGCGCTCAGCGCAAGCTGGCGCGCCTGGGGAGACGGAAGCGTGCTGACGCAGCTGCAAAAATGGGACGGCAAAACGCCGGAAAAGCCGCTCCGGGTGGATGTTCACTTCGAGAACCCGGAGGGCGCAATCAGGAGCGGACAACACTCCGTCCGGCTTCTGCGCAGAGCGATGGACATTCTCAATTCTTCAATACGGGAAGCACAGGCAGATTCGCGTATATATTCGAATACAACAGCCGTGAATCCCATTGAACAGCGGCAGTTGGAAGTGCGCGGTTCCTATGAAAAGAATCTTTCGGAAGACAGGCGGCTGCTGCGTTACGGGCTGGACACCATGGAGATCATGACCCGTCTTGTGCAGTACCATAACGCCCTTTATCGGAAGGACGGGGAAAAGGCCTCGAAGTTGTGGCGTAGCATTGCAAAACTGGCGGATAAGATGGATTTATACTATATTCCGATCGGATACGATTGGCCGGGACCGGGGTTGGAAAGCATCGATGCACTGACCAGAACGCAGACCCGCACGCTGATCAGCCGGATCAGGAACAACTGGGCTTAA
- a CDS encoding thioredoxin domain-containing protein: MLGQQTTNRLIRETSPYLLEHAHNPVNWYPWGEEAFAKAKAEDKPIFLSVGYSACHWCHVMARESFEDETVAEILNDSFVSVKVDREERPDVDGVYMRACQAMTGNGGWPMSIFMGADKIPFFAGTYFPKDSFIQILESVSKAWKYDRESLSENGQEIAKAVDQKTVNRSVKSKTLIEKAVSEYENNFDTAYGGFGSAPKFPTPHNLLFLLATAPEMAEKTLDSMFRGGIFDHIGGGFSRYSTDRRWLIPHFEKMLYDNALLAMAYLTGFEKTRKELWRDIAERIFYWLEHEMAAPDGGFFSAQDADSEGVEGKFYVFTPDELKLLLGEAEGIKFCRRYGISPEGNFEGKSVPNLLESSLEPDKIDGLLQSVYKYRKKRPAPRTDVKILTAWNALTAAAYAMAARILKSEEYKKTAQKTIEYIEQNLSENGTLFSGATDGRRIGPGFLDDYAFLIFALIQMHQATLNDHYLDRAAELADRTWDLFWDGKNNGFFFSGAHNEALFARPKETWDGALPSGNSVMAYNLSRLALLTGDDKMPERAEKQDRFMSGEAASYPMGNAFYLWSLLPVKKVVCRLKTPVDLAGLRIPSDWAFRLSTDRIYPEVDGKTTYYVCENKTCHPATTEIPH; this comes from the coding sequence ATGCTCGGTCAGCAAACAACGAATCGTTTAATCCGCGAAACTTCCCCCTATCTGCTCGAACACGCCCATAACCCTGTGAACTGGTATCCGTGGGGCGAAGAAGCATTTGCAAAAGCCAAGGCCGAGGACAAACCCATTTTTTTATCCGTCGGCTATTCGGCCTGCCACTGGTGCCATGTGATGGCACGCGAGAGCTTTGAAGACGAGACGGTCGCAGAAATCTTAAATGACTCTTTCGTCAGTGTCAAAGTCGACCGTGAGGAGCGGCCCGACGTCGACGGGGTTTATATGCGCGCCTGTCAGGCAATGACCGGAAACGGCGGCTGGCCGATGAGCATATTCATGGGCGCGGACAAAATCCCCTTTTTCGCGGGGACCTATTTCCCCAAGGACTCATTTATTCAGATTCTCGAATCCGTTTCAAAGGCATGGAAATATGACCGCGAGTCCCTTTCGGAAAACGGACAGGAGATTGCCAAAGCGGTCGACCAAAAGACGGTCAACCGGTCCGTTAAATCAAAAACATTGATTGAAAAAGCCGTTTCCGAATATGAAAACAATTTCGATACGGCATACGGCGGATTCGGCAGTGCGCCGAAATTCCCGACGCCGCACAATTTGTTGTTTTTACTCGCAACCGCACCTGAGATGGCCGAAAAGACGCTTGACTCGATGTTTCGAGGCGGCATATTCGACCACATCGGCGGCGGCTTTTCGCGCTATTCCACCGACCGCCGCTGGTTGATCCCGCATTTTGAAAAGATGCTCTACGATAATGCCCTGCTTGCGATGGCCTATCTGACAGGTTTCGAGAAGACCCGAAAAGAACTCTGGCGAGATATCGCCGAGCGGATTTTTTACTGGCTTGAACATGAAATGGCCGCGCCCGACGGCGGGTTTTTCTCAGCGCAGGACGCCGATTCCGAGGGCGTCGAAGGGAAATTTTACGTCTTCACGCCGGATGAACTCAAGCTGCTTTTGGGCGAAGCCGAGGGAATCAAATTTTGCCGCCGCTACGGCATCTCCCCCGAGGGCAATTTCGAGGGCAAGAGCGTCCCGAACCTGCTGGAATCCTCTCTCGAACCGGATAAAATCGACGGATTATTACAGTCCGTATATAAATACCGCAAAAAACGACCCGCGCCGCGCACCGATGTCAAGATTCTGACCGCATGGAACGCGCTGACCGCCGCCGCATATGCAATGGCGGCGCGGATTCTGAAATCAGAAGAATACAAGAAAACCGCACAGAAAACGATTGAATATATCGAGCAAAATTTATCCGAAAACGGCACGCTTTTTTCCGGCGCTACCGACGGCAGGCGCATCGGCCCCGGCTTTCTGGATGATTACGCTTTTCTGATTTTCGCTCTGATTCAAATGCATCAGGCGACGCTCAACGATCACTATCTCGACCGCGCCGCCGAATTGGCGGACCGGACTTGGGATTTGTTTTGGGACGGGAAAAACAACGGATTTTTCTTCTCCGGCGCGCACAACGAAGCGCTTTTCGCCCGCCCCAAGGAGACCTGGGACGGCGCGTTGCCCTCGGGCAACTCGGTAATGGCGTATAATTTATCGCGGCTTGCTCTGCTGACAGGAGATGACAAGATGCCGGAAAGAGCCGAAAAACAAGACCGCTTCATGAGCGGTGAAGCAGCTTCTTATCCGATGGGAAATGCATTTTATCTCTGGTCTCTGCTGCCGGTGAAAAAAGTGGTCTGCCGCCTGAAAACCCCGGTTGATCTCGCCGGGCTTCGTATCCCTTCCGATTGGGCGTTCCGGCTGTCAACCGACCGCATCTACCCCGAGGTCGACGGAAAGACCACTTATTACGTCTGCGAAAACAAAACCTGCCACCCGGCCACAACCGAAATCCCGCATTAA
- a CDS encoding sugar phosphate isomerase/epimerase family protein — protein sequence MKFGIYYAYWEHEWGGNFVPYIEKVKRLGFDILEVACGNFHLENNSFFDELRRVSEANGITLTGGYGPRPEHNFASKDTAAVEKAFAFYADMFQKMEKAGIGSIGGALYSYWPVNFSGELDKSGDFERSVKSMKRLADMAANHGITLNMEALNRFEGYLLNTASEAVDYVKAVDKPNVKVMLDTFHMNIEEDSFTGAIELAGNLLGHFHVGEANRKPPFEKGRMPWSEIGKALKKISYTGNVVMEPFVLPGGQVGKDISIWRDISEGATLADLDCAAADSVTFLRKLFQ from the coding sequence ATGAAATTCGGAATTTATTATGCCTACTGGGAGCATGAATGGGGCGGTAATTTCGTCCCTTATATCGAAAAAGTCAAGCGGCTCGGTTTTGACATCCTCGAAGTCGCCTGCGGCAACTTCCATCTTGAAAACAATTCTTTTTTTGACGAGCTGCGCCGCGTCTCCGAGGCGAACGGCATCACCCTGACCGGCGGCTACGGCCCTCGCCCCGAGCACAACTTCGCCTCGAAAGATACGGCAGCCGTCGAAAAGGCGTTTGCTTTTTATGCCGATATGTTTCAAAAGATGGAGAAAGCCGGGATCGGTTCCATCGGCGGTGCGCTGTATTCCTACTGGCCCGTCAACTTTTCGGGTGAACTCGATAAATCCGGCGATTTCGAGCGCAGTGTCAAGAGTATGAAACGCCTTGCCGACATGGCGGCAAACCACGGCATCACATTGAATATGGAAGCCCTCAACCGCTTCGAGGGCTATCTGCTCAACACCGCAAGCGAGGCCGTCGACTATGTCAAAGCCGTCGATAAACCGAATGTCAAGGTCATGCTCGATACGTTTCATATGAACATTGAGGAGGATTCGTTTACCGGTGCTATTGAGCTTGCCGGAAACTTGCTCGGTCATTTTCATGTCGGCGAAGCCAACCGCAAACCGCCGTTTGAAAAAGGCCGCATGCCGTGGTCGGAAATCGGAAAAGCCCTTAAAAAGATCAGCTATACCGGCAATGTCGTGATGGAGCCTTTCGTACTGCCGGGCGGTCAGGTCGGAAAAGATATTTCCATCTGGCGCGACATCTCCGAAGGCGCAACGCTTGCAGACCTCGACTGTGCCGCCGCCGACTCGGTGACGTTTTTACGGAAATTGTTTCAATAA
- a CDS encoding DUF47 family protein, with the protein MLGKKKEYNYFECFCEVGKIANEAASYLNQVMECFEVSRIPEHVENMHKLENAADMIKHELTSHLAHEFITPIEREDISALSSELDNVVDTVEDVMRRIYMFNVKALRPEAVEFTGLIARSCATFSKLLAEFPNFKKSKTINELIIEINTLENKGDKLHADSLRKLFGETASADERLVWMMIFESLENSMDACENAADLIESIIMKNT; encoded by the coding sequence ATGCTCGGAAAAAAGAAGGAATATAATTATTTTGAATGTTTCTGTGAGGTCGGTAAAATAGCGAATGAAGCCGCTTCCTATCTCAATCAGGTTATGGAGTGCTTCGAGGTCTCGAGAATTCCGGAGCATGTTGAGAACATGCACAAGCTGGAAAACGCCGCCGACATGATCAAACATGAACTTACGAGCCATCTGGCCCATGAATTTATCACGCCGATTGAACGCGAAGATATTTCAGCGTTGTCATCGGAACTGGACAATGTCGTCGACACCGTCGAGGACGTCATGCGCCGCATCTATATGTTCAACGTCAAAGCGCTTCGCCCCGAAGCCGTTGAATTCACCGGGCTGATCGCGCGCAGCTGCGCGACTTTCAGCAAATTGCTTGCCGAATTTCCGAACTTCAAAAAATCCAAGACCATCAATGAATTGATCATCGAAATCAACACGCTCGAAAACAAAGGGGACAAGCTGCATGCCGACTCTCTTCGCAAATTGTTCGGCGAAACCGCTTCTGCCGATGAGCGCCTTGTCTGGATGATGATCTTTGAATCGCTCGAGAACAGCATGGATGCCTGCGAAAACGCCGCCGACCTGATCGAGAGCATCATCATGAAGAACACATAA
- a CDS encoding inorganic phosphate transporter, translating into MNVSFSEFISQLISNPLLLITALLTLGVILVNGWTDAPNAIATCVSTRSMKAPAAIMMAAVFNFLGVLIMTMVNSKVAMTIYNMVDFGGETKDATIALCAALFAIVIWATAAWWFGIPTSESHALIAGLSGAAIALHSSLSGINFSEWMRVIIGLVLSSVLGFASGFVFARLIEIIFKRYDRRKMNRVFGKAQVAGGAAMAFMHGAQDGQKFMSVFLLGIFLVNGQTEVKNFAIPIWLMILCSAVMALGTSIGGYKIIKSVGLDMVHLETYQGFAADLGAAGCLLLSTLTGIPVSTTHTKTTAIMGVGASRRLSAVNWKIVKEMSSAWILTFPGCGLLSFLTVKLFMLIF; encoded by the coding sequence ATGAACGTTTCATTTAGCGAATTCATTTCTCAGCTGATTTCAAACCCGCTGCTCCTCATCACCGCCCTGCTTACGCTGGGCGTCATTCTTGTCAACGGCTGGACGGACGCGCCGAACGCAATTGCAACCTGCGTCTCGACCCGTTCGATGAAAGCGCCCGCCGCCATCATGATGGCCGCCGTATTCAATTTTCTCGGCGTTTTGATCATGACGATGGTCAACTCCAAAGTCGCCATGACGATTTATAACATGGTCGATTTCGGCGGAGAGACCAAAGATGCAACCATCGCCCTTTGCGCGGCTCTGTTCGCGATTGTCATATGGGCGACCGCGGCATGGTGGTTCGGAATCCCGACCAGCGAGAGCCACGCGCTCATCGCGGGCCTTTCGGGAGCCGCGATCGCGCTGCACAGCAGCTTGTCCGGCATCAATTTTTCCGAATGGATGCGGGTCATCATCGGTCTTGTGCTCTCCTCGGTTTTGGGTTTTGCCTCGGGCTTTGTATTCGCCCGGCTGATTGAGATTATTTTTAAAAGATATGACCGGCGCAAAATGAACCGGGTTTTCGGCAAAGCACAGGTGGCCGGGGGCGCGGCAATGGCGTTTATGCACGGCGCGCAGGACGGCCAAAAGTTCATGAGCGTCTTTTTGCTCGGTATCTTTCTGGTCAACGGCCAGACCGAAGTAAAGAACTTTGCGATTCCGATCTGGCTGATGATCCTCTGCTCCGCGGTCATGGCACTCGGTACTTCCATCGGCGGATACAAGATCATCAAATCAGTCGGTCTCGATATGGTCCATCTCGAGACCTATCAGGGCTTCGCTGCCGATTTAGGCGCGGCGGGTTGTTTATTGCTGTCGACGCTGACGGGCATCCCGGTCAGTACGACCCACACCAAAACGACGGCGATTATGGGTGTCGGCGCCTCGCGGCGGCTCTCGGCAGTCAACTGGAAAATCGTCAAAGAGATGTCGTCTGCCTGGATTCTGACTTTCCCGGGCTGCGGTCTTTTGAGTTTTCTGACCGTCAAACTGTTCATGCTGATTTTTTAA
- a CDS encoding heavy metal translocating P-type ATPase — translation MEKEQKFVLIRIMIGAVLLGVAFIFSLPETIELILCIAAYLISGCDIVWKAVKNILHGEIFDENFLMTLATAGAFAIGEYPEAAAVMLFNQVGEFFQDLAVGRSRASIGELMDIRPEYANLEQNGELKQVAPDTVEAGTILVVKPGEKIPIDGVVTEGSSSLNTTALTGESLPRDVREGDGVYAGCVNLSGLLHIRTTGTFGESAVAKILNLVENAESGKTRSEKFITRFSRVYTPIVVIAALLLAVVPSLITGEWIDWIRRALIFLVISCPCALVISVPLSFFGGIGGASKRGILVKGSNYLEAISKIDTVVFDKTGTLTKGVFTVQAIHPEIISEERLLEIAAMAESYSDHPISVSLKSAYARAIDKNRITGVEEIAGRGIKAIVDGRTIYAGNCALMEQAGAQWKSCENQGTIIHVADSGEYMGHIVIADEIKPQSKAAISALKNLGARKTVMLTGDREAVGKDVAEKLGLDEVHAELLPADKVTQVERLMDEKSKKGSLAFVGDGINDAPVLKRADVGIAMGALGSDAAIEAADVVLMDDNPEKIAQAVKISRKTLSIVKQNIIFALGVKGIVLLLGALGVANLWEAVFADVGVALLAVLNALRAMKNKF, via the coding sequence ATGGAAAAAGAACAGAAATTTGTTTTAATACGAATAATGATCGGCGCTGTTTTATTGGGCGTCGCTTTTATATTTTCTCTCCCCGAAACAATTGAGTTAATTTTATGTATCGCAGCTTATCTGATCTCCGGCTGCGACATCGTCTGGAAAGCGGTTAAAAACATCCTGCACGGTGAGATCTTCGACGAAAATTTTCTCATGACCCTCGCCACCGCAGGAGCGTTCGCCATCGGCGAATATCCCGAAGCGGCGGCTGTCATGCTCTTTAATCAAGTAGGTGAATTTTTTCAAGATTTGGCTGTCGGCAGAAGCCGCGCGTCCATCGGCGAACTGATGGACATCCGCCCCGAATATGCGAACCTCGAACAAAACGGCGAGCTGAAACAAGTCGCGCCCGATACGGTCGAAGCCGGCACAATCCTCGTGGTCAAGCCCGGCGAAAAAATCCCGATCGACGGCGTTGTCACCGAGGGGAGTTCCTCGCTCAACACCACCGCGCTTACCGGTGAGAGTCTGCCGCGCGACGTGCGGGAGGGCGACGGCGTCTACGCCGGCTGTGTCAACCTTTCGGGCCTGCTGCATATCCGCACAACCGGCACCTTCGGCGAATCGGCGGTCGCAAAAATCCTCAACCTCGTCGAAAACGCCGAGAGCGGAAAAACCAGAAGCGAAAAGTTTATCACCCGGTTTTCCCGGGTCTATACTCCGATTGTCGTCATCGCAGCACTGCTGCTTGCGGTCGTGCCCTCGCTCATCACCGGCGAGTGGATTGACTGGATCCGCCGCGCGCTGATTTTCCTTGTGATCTCCTGCCCTTGCGCACTCGTCATCTCGGTGCCGCTGTCTTTCTTCGGCGGCATCGGCGGCGCGTCAAAACGCGGAATTTTGGTCAAGGGTTCGAACTATCTCGAGGCGATTTCGAAAATCGACACCGTCGTTTTTGACAAGACCGGCACCCTGACAAAAGGCGTTTTTACCGTGCAGGCCATTCACCCCGAGATCATCTCGGAGGAGAGATTGCTTGAGATCGCGGCGATGGCCGAGAGTTATTCCGACCACCCGATCTCGGTTTCCCTCAAGAGCGCCTACGCGCGCGCCATCGACAAGAACCGCATCACCGGTGTTGAAGAAATCGCCGGGCGGGGTATTAAAGCCATCGTGGACGGCAGAACCATCTATGCCGGAAACTGCGCGCTGATGGAACAAGCCGGCGCACAGTGGAAATCCTGCGAAAATCAGGGTACGATCATCCATGTCGCCGACAGCGGCGAATATATGGGACATATTGTGATCGCCGACGAAATCAAGCCCCAGTCCAAAGCGGCGATATCCGCGCTTAAAAACCTCGGTGCCCGAAAAACCGTGATGCTGACCGGCGACCGGGAAGCCGTCGGCAAAGATGTGGCCGAAAAGCTCGGGCTTGATGAGGTTCACGCCGAACTGCTGCCCGCCGATAAAGTCACCCAAGTTGAGCGGTTGATGGATGAAAAGAGCAAAAAAGGCAGTTTGGCCTTTGTCGGTGACGGCATCAACGATGCGCCGGTGCTCAAACGCGCCGATGTCGGCATCGCAATGGGCGCGCTGGGTTCCGACGCCGCCATCGAAGCCGCCGACGTCGTGTTGATGGACGACAACCCCGAAAAAATCGCGCAGGCCGTCAAAATCTCCCGCAAAACCCTTTCCATCGTCAAGCAGAACATTATTTTTGCGCTCGGTGTGAAAGGAATCGTGCTCCTGCTCGGCGCTCTCGGCGTGGCCAATCTGTGGGAAGCCGTCTTCGCAGACGTGGGCGTCGCGCTGTTGGCTGTCCTGAACGCTCTGCGGGCGATGAAAAATAAATTTTAA
- a CDS encoding metalloregulator ArsR/SmtB family transcription factor produces the protein MSKNEFICDCNTVHGDIVTEVNRQMLDPTVFDRLADFFKVFGDVTRMRILWALGQHELCVCDLANILSMSKSAVSHQLAVLRKADLIRFRKDGKEAYYSLADGHVKNIAETGLEHINE, from the coding sequence ATGTCTAAAAATGAGTTTATCTGTGACTGTAATACCGTCCACGGCGATATTGTGACCGAAGTCAACCGGCAGATGCTCGACCCGACAGTATTCGACCGACTTGCGGACTTTTTCAAGGTCTTCGGCGACGTCACGCGCATGAGAATTTTATGGGCGCTCGGCCAACACGAGCTCTGCGTCTGCGACCTTGCCAACATCTTGAGCATGAGCAAATCGGCGGTCTCTCACCAACTGGCTGTTTTGCGAAAAGCAGATCTCATCCGTTTCCGCAAGGACGGCAAAGAAGCGTATTATTCTCTCGCGGACGGCCATGTTAAAAATATTGCCGAGACCGGTCTCGAACACATAAATGAATAA
- a CDS encoding sodium-translocating pyrophosphatase, producing the protein MEKIAMYTSILISLVAFAFAAWLYLWVKRQPSENKIIEKNGNLIKAGARTFLRKEYLVLAKFAAAAAVLILVFLPSPIWKGNYLNNILMTVAYIMGTAFSAIAGKIGIEVATIANVKSAEAAKTGIKKSFMAGFRGGAVMGMAVVGASLLGVTAVYLITRDATVVLGFSFGASSLALFAKAGGGIFTKTADISADLVGKVELGIPEDDPRNPAVIADNVGDNVGDVAGMGADLFDSNVASMAASLVLATSLDKGNTTNTAMVFCFAALGLLASIIGIMTARIGKKGNPTRALNSSTYVTTGIFVVLSAAATALFNFNWRIWGACVVGLLVGVIIGITTDYFTDDSKKPVHFVAHASGSGPAFTILSGMSYGLISVLPAMVGIGASALIAYKLCAPIGEGYAMFGISMAALGMLSIVGMIVSNDAYGPIVDNARGLAEMGNLGDDVLEITDELDSAGNTVKAVTKGFAISAAGLTVIALLGAFMAEVNTAAAELGIVAEGSKLISGFDVMDPLVFFGLLVGAAIPAVFSAMLMLGVDRNAQRMVAEIHRQFKEILGLKEGKPGVEPEYDKCISIATTGAIKELIPAGLMAIIATVVVGFIGGVTAIGGFLCGNIVSGLLFALFMSNSGGLWDNSKKYVESGHEGGKGSDAHKAAVVGDTVGDPFKDTAGPSINTQITVVSLVSSLLAVLFLQLSIF; encoded by the coding sequence ATGGAAAAAATCGCAATGTACACATCAATTTTAATTTCGCTGGTGGCGTTTGCTTTCGCCGCCTGGCTGTACCTTTGGGTAAAACGCCAGCCGTCTGAAAACAAAATCATCGAAAAGAACGGCAATCTGATCAAAGCAGGCGCAAGAACATTTTTGCGCAAAGAATATTTGGTTCTTGCCAAATTTGCCGCAGCAGCGGCGGTTTTAATTCTGGTATTCCTTCCGTCGCCCATTTGGAAGGGCAATTATTTAAATAATATCCTGATGACTGTTGCGTACATCATGGGTACCGCTTTCTCCGCCATCGCAGGCAAAATCGGTATTGAAGTCGCAACCATTGCCAACGTCAAATCCGCCGAAGCCGCCAAAACCGGTATCAAAAAATCATTTATGGCCGGTTTCCGCGGCGGCGCCGTTATGGGCATGGCGGTCGTCGGCGCCAGCTTGCTGGGCGTCACAGCGGTCTATCTGATCACCAGGGATGCCACCGTCGTGCTCGGATTCAGCTTCGGCGCGAGCTCTCTGGCGCTGTTCGCAAAAGCCGGCGGCGGTATCTTCACCAAAACCGCCGACATCAGCGCCGACCTCGTCGGTAAAGTCGAACTCGGTATCCCCGAGGACGACCCGCGCAACCCCGCCGTCATCGCAGACAACGTCGGTGACAACGTCGGCGACGTCGCCGGAATGGGCGCTGACCTGTTCGACTCCAACGTCGCGTCGATGGCTGCCTCACTTGTTTTGGCTACCTCACTCGACAAGGGAAACACCACCAACACCGCAATGGTGTTCTGTTTTGCGGCACTCGGTCTTCTCGCCTCGATCATCGGCATTATGACCGCCAGAATCGGGAAAAAAGGAAATCCGACCAGAGCGCTCAACTCCAGTACTTACGTCACAACCGGTATCTTTGTCGTTCTCTCCGCCGCAGCGACCGCGCTCTTCAACTTTAACTGGCGCATTTGGGGCGCCTGTGTCGTCGGTTTGCTCGTCGGCGTCATCATCGGCATCACAACCGACTACTTCACGGACGATTCCAAAAAACCGGTTCATTTCGTGGCGCACGCCAGCGGTTCCGGCCCCGCATTCACGATTCTTTCAGGTATGTCATACGGTTTAATCAGCGTTCTCCCGGCTATGGTCGGTATCGGCGCTTCCGCATTGATTGCCTATAAGCTCTGCGCACCCATCGGAGAGGGCTATGCCATGTTCGGTATTTCAATGGCTGCTCTCGGTATGCTCTCCATCGTCGGAATGATCGTCAGCAACGATGCCTACGGTCCGATCGTCGACAACGCGCGCGGCCTTGCCGAAATGGGCAACCTGGGCGACGACGTCCTTGAGATCACCGATGAACTCGACTCCGCCGGCAATACCGTCAAAGCCGTTACCAAGGGCTTTGCAATCTCGGCCGCCGGTCTCACCGTTATCGCACTGCTCGGCGCGTTCATGGCCGAGGTCAACACCGCCGCCGCGGAACTCGGAATCGTTGCGGAAGGTTCCAAATTAATATCCGGTTTTGACGTCATGGACCCGTTGGTGTTTTTCGGACTGCTTGTCGGCGCGGCGATCCCCGCAGTCTTCTCAGCCATGCTGATGCTCGGCGTTGACCGCAACGCACAGCGCATGGTCGCCGAGATCCACCGCCAGTTTAAAGAAATTCTCGGCCTCAAAGAGGGCAAACCGGGTGTCGAACCCGAATACGACAAGTGCATTTCCATCGCGACTACGGGCGCCATCAAAGAATTGATTCCGGCCGGCCTGATGGCCATCATCGCGACAGTGGTCGTCGGATTTATCGGCGGCGTCACCGCCATCGGCGGTTTCCTGTGCGGCAACATCGTCAGCGGTCTGCTGTTCGCGTTGTTCATGAGCAACTCGGGCGGATTGTGGGATAACTCCAAAAAGTACGTTGAATCCGGCCATGAGGGCGGCAAGGGCTCCGACGCGCATAAAGCTGCCGTCGTCGGCGACACCGTGGGCGATCCGTTCAAAGACACCGCAGGCCCGTCGATCAACACCCAAATCACCGTGGTCTCGCTGGTTTCTTCGTTGCTGGCAGTCCTCTTCCTGCAGCTGTCGATATTCTAA